The window AGAATTATAAACAACAAAATCATGGGTACAATTATTTTTATGAAATCTAGGGCACTTATTACAAACTACAGGTTGTTTCTTTAATATGTCACAATTATGTTCATCAATTGTTGAAATATGTCCATATGGTAATCTAGAATTAAATTTTAGTACCCTTCTATTGGTAATCTCTCTAAGTATTGTGTGATAAGAAACCCCTATTAATTCTGAAATATATTTTATTGATTTACCTTTTCTTAAATACATTTCAATTTTAATTCTATCACTAATTTTTAATTGCATTTTTATCTCCATTCTTAGTTAATTTTGTGCAT is drawn from Streptobacillus felis and contains these coding sequences:
- a CDS encoding helix-turn-helix domain-containing protein — translated: MQLKISDRIKIEMYLRKGKSIKYISELIGVSYHTILREITNRRVLKFNSRLPYGHISTIDEHNCDILKKQPVVCNKCPRFHKNNCTHDFVVYNSIKANEIYLEGKKKKSTPKRDKFLKLVEKYIKRG